In Rhodopirellula sp. P2, the DNA window CATCTGAATCAGCCAGATCCGCGGCGACGATGTGGGCGTCTTGGCCTCTTGTGCGGATGGCTTCGGCGGTGGATTCGGCGCCTTCCCGATTGCGGCAGTAGTGAACCAGGAGGCGTGAATGCCTCTGTGCGGCTCGCTCGGATTCCGCCAATCGGATCGCGATCGCCCGGCCGATGCCGCTGGAGGCACCGGTGACGACGATGCCGGATGGAATCGGTTGGGCAGCCATGGCGAACTCGGCGAAAGGTGATGGGGCGGAAACCAAGCGAAAGAGAGCTTGGGAAACTAAACAATCCCGGCGGCCCGAGAAACCGGACCAAATCGCGACCGGGGTGTTTGGTGGAGCCCAAACCGTGATCGAATTGAACGCTCCAGTGGGCGGTTACCAGCCTGGCGGGTGCTGTATGATGGCAACCCTGAGGCCCGTCTCCTTCTCATTGAATTTGTTGTTCATGCTTCTGTTGATCTACCTCGTTTCTGCGATTGGCTTTTCTTTTTACTGCAGCGTTGCCGAAGCCGTGTTGCTATCGATCACGCCTTCGTTCATTGCAACGCTGAACAAGACCAAGCCGATTGCTGCGAAACGTTTGAGCCGATTGAAAGCCAACATTGATCGGCCGTTGGCTGCAATTTTGAGCTTGAACACGATTGCGCATACGATTGGAGCTGCCGGCGTTGGTGCGGAAGCATCCAAGTTGTACGGCGACACGGCGTACGGTGGTCATGCGGTCGGCATTGCCAGTGCTTTGATGACACTGCTGATTTTGATCTTCAGTGAGATCATTCCCAAAACGATTGGTGCGTTGCACTGGCGTTCGCTCGGCCCGTTCGTGGCGACCTCGGTGGGCTACTTGATCGTCCTGCTCTACCCGTTGGTGTGGCTGAGTGAGCAGTTGACCAAGCTGTTGTCAGGCGGCAAAGGTCAGCACACGCTCACCCGAGATGAGTTGTCGGCGATGGCGGAAATTGGGGCTCAGCAGGGTGTGTTGGACGATCACGAATCACGCGTGTTTCAGTCCTTGATGCGACTGCCTGATTTGACGGCGGAGGACATCATGACCCCACGCGTGGTCATCATCGCTTTTCCTGAAACGATGACGGTGGGCGAATTGTTAAGCAAAACGCTGCCTGAACAATCAGGCGAACCCGAGGCGGGCGGTGACGGTTCCTCGGATCCCGGTGCCCCGACCCAAAGTGATGAGGTCGTGGATCTGCCGGTCTCGCGAATTCCGATTTACGATCAGCAGCTGGATCGGATCACAGGATTTGTGTTGAAAGTCGATTTGTTGCTCGCCCACACGCGAGGGCAATCCAGCCGAACGCTCAAAGAGTTTTCGCGTCCGGTCGCGGTGGTGCGGCACAATCGTCCGCTGCCAAAGTTGCTGGAAATCTTGTTGGAAGGTCGCCATCACTTGGCGATGGTCAGCGATTCGTACGGCAGCATTGTTGGCTTGGTGACCCTGGAAGATTTGGTGGAAACGCTGCTCGGACTGGAAATCGTGGACGAGTCAGACCGGCAAGTGGATTTGCAGCAGTACGCACGGAAACGATGGGAAGAGCGTGCTGCTCGAATCGGAATTCAGCCGCTCGATGAGCCGGTGGAGGAAGGCGAGACGCGGGGCGAATCCAACCAGGGATCTTCCGATTCGGGTGAACCGGCGAGCTGATCGCGTTGTTGGACCAGCCAGGGCCGAAGTTCTGCGGCTAAGAAGAAGGAACCGCAGATGACCAGAACTTCATGGGCCGCCAGGCAGCCAACCGCGTGCTGGATCGCTGCGATGGGCGTCGGGGATTGTGTGATCTGTTCCGGGGGCAGGCCCGCCTCGATAGCCGCTTGGTGCAGATCAGCGACGGGCACGAAACGCGGGTTGCCTTCGTATCGAGTCAGCGTCCAGCGATCGAAGTGAGGCTGCATTCGCTGAAACATTGCCAGCACGTTTTTGTCGGCACTGGTGCCAAACAAGCACTGTTTTCGACGACCATGCATGCGGTGGTTCACGACGTTCAGCATCGCTTCGATCGAGTCCGCGTTGTGAGCCGTGTCGAGCAGCACGATCCGGTCGCCCGGCAATTCGAACCGCTCCAAACGAGCTTCCATTTGCAGCGAGGCGAGGCATTCGTGAATGCGTTGTTCGGGAAGAAGTTGGGGGGCGATCTCGGGCAATGAATTCACCAACGCCAGCGCGATGGCGGCATTGTGAACCTGGTGGGCGCCTTCGAGTTTCAGTTCGATCTTGGTTTCCGCAGGCATCCAATCACGGAGGCCTTGGATGCGGAAGCTGCTGCCCCAGTTCGGGCTGGTTTCCGAATCCGTTTCAATTTGAATCTCCGAATCAATTTGGATCTCCGTGCCCAAATGCTTCAGCGGAGCACCGATTTGCTCCGCCGTTTGAATGATCACATCTCGAACCGGACCGGGGGGGACGCCGTTGATGGCCGGAATGCCCGGTTTAAAAATGCCGGCTTTTTCTGCCGCGATCAACTCAACCGTGTTGCCCAGCACGTGTTGATGATCCAGCCCAATGCTGGTGATTGCGGTGGCGTGGCTTTGGAAGACATTGGTGCTGTCCAGGCGTCCGCCCAAACCTGTTTCCAGAACCCAGACGTCACAATGGTGTCGCTGGAAGTGTTCGATCGCCATCGCGGTGGTCAGCTCGAAAAACGAGGGGCCGCCGATGGGAGCCGCCGTCATCGCGTCGACGATCGGACGCATGGAATCGATCAACCCGATCATCTCCTCGGGGGTGGCGATTTCACCGTCGACCCGGAATCGCTCTTCCAAGTGCACCAAGTGGGGTGAGGTGTACAGGCCGACTCGATAACCCGCCGCGTGCAGCAGCGCGGCGACCATCGTGGCTGCACTTCCCTTGCCTTTGGTTCCCGCGAGATGCACGATTTGGACTTGTTTTTGGGCACGTTCGACAGTGTTCAGCCCACTCTCCGCTTGGCCACCCTTCGCATCCGCTTGCCCATCATTCGAGCGGGTGTTGGTTGAGGTTTGATTTGGCCGAGGGAACGAATTGTTGGAAGGCGTTTCACCGACGGAGGGGGTGTGTTCCGCGTCTTCCGTTGGCTCGATGCTCAGGTGTTGACCATGGCCCAGTCGCCGGATCAGATCACGCATCCGTTCCAAGGTGAAACGGTAGCGGGAACCGGGGGCTGCCAGTTTTTCGTAATCAATTCGGTCGACCAACCAGCCGAGGGCGGTTTGGTAGGCGTCGCTGTCTCGCGAGATCACGGTCGATCCATTTTCGGTGTTTGAATCATCGTGATCGTGGGAAGTGGTCAGAGACGCCGGAAGAGGGATCGCCCGCGTGACATCGAGGACGCGGGAATCGAACAGTCGCAGTGATAAAAATAGAAACCCTGGCTGACAACCCCGAACCGTCTGGGAGGATACCTCGTAGCGTAGGGGACTTCTCGGTAGGCTCGGAATTTTGACGAGTCTGTTTTATCAATTATATTCGTCTTTTCTCTTTGAGTCGGGATCCTTCATCCGTGAGTACCGAACCCAACGCGGCAGTGGCTGACGCGCCGCAAACCGCGACACCGGATTCTGCCGACGCCTCCAGCTCGATCGTCATCGAAACCCGCAACCTGAGCAAGATTTACCGTGACTTCTGGGGCCGGAAAAAGGTTCACGCGTTGAAGTCCTTGGACATTGAAGTCCGTCCGGGAGAAATCTTTGGCTTGCTGGGGCCCAACGGAAGCGGCAAATCCACCACCATCAAACTGATCCTCGGGTTGCTTTTTCCGACCAGCGGACGAGTGCTGGTGTTCGATCAAGACGCCAGCGAAACTCGCAAGAACGAGCGAATCGGGTATTTGCCCGAAGAATCGTACCTCTACAAATTTTTGACCGCGGAAGAAACACTGGACTTCTATGGTCGGTTGTTTGACTTGTCCGCCTCCGAACGACGCGATCGGGTATCGCAGCTGATCGAAATGGTTGGTTTGCAGGGTGCCAAGCACCGCCAGCTGAAGGAATACAGCAAGGGGATGACCCGCCGAGTCGGTTTGGCTCAGGCGTTGATCAACGACCCCGACCTGATTCTGTTGGACGAACCGACCACCGGATTGGACCCGATTGGTACTCGCGAGATGAAGGATTTGATCCTTGGCCTTCGCGATCAGGGCAAAACGGTTTTGCTGTGCAGCCACCAACTGGCCGACGTCCAGGACGTTTGCGACCGGGTTGCGATCTTGCACCAGGGCGAACTGAAAGAGTTGGGGCGAGTCAGCGATCTGTTGAAGGTTCAAGACGTGACCGAAGTTCACGCGACCGGGTTGTCCGAGGCGGCCAAAACCGAGATCGCAGATGTGATTGCCCGGCACGGCGGAACGGTCCAGTCAATCGACAACCCGACGGCAACGATGGAAGACTTGTTCCTCAACATCGTGCGAGAGAGCGAAGCTCGTCCAGGTGCTCGCCGATTCTCACAGGGTTCCGACGCGGCTCCCGCCAATGATGGCAGCGGTGACAGCGACGGAGGACAGGCATGAACCTACAACCGGAAGATTTCTGGTCGTATTCGCAGTGGTTTCTTCGTGACGGTGCTTTCTTGGAAAGTGCGGCGCTCAAAGGAATCGTGCTGTTTGCTCTGGCCGTCGTGCTGGGGCTGATCGCAGGCTATGTGATTTCGTCGTCTCGTTACGGTTCGGGAGAAGGTTTCTTTGCCGTCGCTCGTGCGGTTCGTGACTTCTTCAAATTCGACCTGCCGGGAACCAGCTTGCGACGCATCTTTGCACTCGCAAGGCTTTCGTTCAAAGAAGCACTGCGGCGAAAGGTTCTCTACATCGTCGGCTTGTTTGTGGTCTTGTTGCTGCTGGCAGGTTGGTACCTGAACCCGCAGAGCGATGACCCGGCTCGACTTTATGTCAGCTTTGTTTTGACAGCCACGAACTACCTGGTGTTGGCGCTTGCGTTGTTCATCAGTGCTTTCTCGCTGCCCGAGGACATCAAGAACAAAACGATCTACACGATCGTGACCAAACCCGTTCGAGTCACCGAACTGATCGCGGGTCGAATGCTCGGGTTCATTGGCGTCGGCACGATGATCTTGGTGCCAATGGGTTTGCTCAGCTATGTCTTTGTGGTTCGAGGGTTGGATCACTCGCACCAGGAAGTTGTCGAGGTGCGTGAGCTTCCCGGTGGTGGGTACGAGGGGGAAACCGACTTTGTCCAGTTCCATTCCCACACCTTCGAATTGAATGAGGCCGGTGAAGGTCTGACGAACATTGTTCGCGGGCACCGCCACGTGGTGCGTCGCAATGAAGACGGAACATTCCAGATCGGTCCTCCCCAGGGAGCGCTGCGAGCCCGGATTCCATCTTATGGTTCGATCCGATTTCGGGATCGTTCCGGGAACCTGCAAGAAGAAGGCATCGACGTCGGCAACGAACGTTTGGCCGGCGGATACAGCAGCACTGGGATCGCACGCCTGATCGGCGTCGCCAAGGGATCTCGCAAGATTGAACACGGCTATGTCGAAGGTGGGTCGCTGGGAACCGCTGAGTTCACGTTTGAGAACGTGACTCAGAATCGGTATCCCGACGGCATTCCGGTTGACCTCTCGCTGCGTGCCTATCGGTCATACAAGGGTGACATCGAAACCGGAATTCGCGGTTCCGTCACCATGAAGCACCCTGACAAGGCCATCGAGAGCAACCCGGTTGCTTTCATCGTGGATGAATACGAAGTGGACGAGAAGATTTTGCCACTTCAGATTGAGGGCACCGACGGCAGCGAAACTCGCATGCTGAATGTGTTCGAAGACTTGGTCAATGAAGACGGCCAAATCATGATCATCATCCGCTGCCTGGATCGGGCTCAGTACTTGGGCGTGACGAAGAGCGGTGTGTACTTGCACCCCGCTGACAACACCTTCGGTTGGAACCTCACCAAAGCCTACGGTTCGATTTGGTTGCAGATGACGATGGTGATCGCGTTTGGCGTGATGTTCAGTACCTTTTTGACGGGACCGGTCGCCATGATCGCAACCTTCGTCTGTGTTTTGCTGGGGTTCTCAGCGGAACAGGTGTTCGACACCCGGCACTACATTGACAGTGGCATTGAGCGGGGAGGCGGGCCGATCGAATCGATGGTTCGTCTGCTTCGACAAGATGCCATGACGACCCAGTTGGACGTCGACACGGTGGCCGCCAAGGTGATCAAGACGGTCGACGCAGCCATTGTTTATGGCTTGGATGCAATCGCCACGGCACTGCCCAACCTTCCCAAAATGGTCGAGACGGCAGAGTACGCCGCTTCGGGCTTTGATATTTTCGGTGCGTTGCTTGCGCGGCACGCCACGGCAACGTTCGGGTACGTCCTGCTTGCCTTCATTGTCAGTTATTTCATCCTGAAATCGCGTGAGATCGCAGCATGAATCGCACAACAGTTCTGCGACGTAAATTGGTCTATCTGATGATCCTTGTGGTCATGCTGATTCCCTTGTACCTGTTGGGGCAACCCAGCGGTGGTGGAGGGGAAGGTGGCGGCCGCTTGGCCCAGTTGCGAGGCAAGTATGACATTGCCGAGAGCGATCTCGGTGAAATCAGCCCTGCCAGTGAAACGATGAAGCTCGCTTCGTTGGGACTTCGTGGGGTGGCCGCATCGCTGCTCTGGAAGAAGTCCCACGATTACCGGGTGATGCATGAGTGGGATCGTTTGAAAGCGACCCTCAACAACATTGCTTTGTTGCAACCTCACTTTGATAAAGTCTGGGAATTCCAGGCTCACAACTTGGCCTACAACGTTTCCACCGAGTTCGACGATTACCGTCAACGCTATGAAATGGTGCGTGAAGGAACGGAGTTCCTGACCAAGGGTGTCAACCAAAACCGAAAAGCACCTCGCTTGGTTTGGTACACCGGTTGGTTCTATGGTCAAAAGATGGGGATGTCGGACGAGAAGCAGCAATTTCGTCGTTTGTTCTCGGAAGATGAACAACTGCACGAAGAGCTGTTGAAAGAAAACATCGCCGTCGACAGTCCCGAGGCTCGTGGGCCAACAAATAAGCCGGACAATTGGTTGGTTGGCCGCTTGTGGCTGAACCGGGGTTATGACCTGGTGGAATCCGGCGTTCAGATTCGTCGTCAGACTCCGCTGAACTTCTACGAGACCGGTCCAAAGTGGCGTCTGAAACACGCCGAGGCCATTGAGTCCGAAGGTATCTTGGACGAACGTGCCCAGAACGCTTGGCAATTGGCCTCCGCAGATTGGAAGGCCTTTGGCAATCGCTCCGTGCCCACCACCGCTGCGTTCACCATCAAGTTGGGGCAGTTGGATGAGTTGATTCGTCAACGGGCCGACAAGATCGAAACGTTGGAAGAAGTCGCGGGCGACGCCTACTTGGCCGCTCGGGCAAAAGCGATTGAAAAGCTGGGGCCCGTTCAACGTGACGCCCTGTCGACTCCTGAGGAGCAGCGGACCAAATCGCAGCAGTCGATTGCCGAGAAGGCGGAGGATTCGATCAGTGTCAACTACGACGAAGTCGCTCGCTCAGCTCAACAGTCCAAGCAATTGGCAGCTCTGCAGTTGGTCGAAGACATCAAGGATCTGGACGAACGAATCCTGAAGACAGAAGGCTATCGCAAGCAGATCAACTATCCCTACTGGGACACGTTGGCTCTGGCCGAACAAGAGGAACGAACCGTTCGAGCTCGGCGACTGATCTACGAGGCTGAGAAAGCCAACGCAGATGCGGAACTTGAAAAGGCAATCGGCTTGTACGAAGAAGCCTTCGAGGTTTGGGCGGAGATCTTCGATGACTATCCGATCCTGGTGATCGATGACACGGCTCAGGATTTGTACGAATCTCTGCGTCGTTACCGCATCGCGATTGACTCGGACGAAATGCCCGATGACTTCCCACTGAAGGCCTTCGTGGAATTGATGGGCGAGTACGGGCAGGTCGACCAAGACATGTACGAACAAGTCCGTCAGACTCAGAAGGATTTGGCTGCCAAGCGTCAGGCGGAACTGGAAGAAGAAGAGCGGCGACTGGAAGCAGAGGCTGCCGAAGAGGAAGCCGCCAAAAAGAAAGCTGCCAAAGAAGCAGCGATGGAGGAGAAGGCAACCGATGATTCGGAAGGCGAAATGAAAGCCGATGCCAACGAATCCCCTGAGCCGGAACAAGCTGATTCAGAGACGGATCAAGCCGACAAGGCTGAGGTGAAGGAAGAGGCAACCGAGACGGAGTCAGAAGCATCTGACGCGGAAGTCTCCGGCGAAGAAGAGACTCCCGCCGAAGATGGGTCCGCCGATCCACCTGCTGAACCGGACGCGTGAACGACCGAGGTTTCTCGCACTGAAATTTGACGAAGCCCGTCGTGTCCAACTGGATGCGGCGGGCTTCTCAATTTGAGCCGCAAGGTTCTATGTCGTTGAGAGGAAGATCCGGCTAAACTGCGGGCCTGCTTGCCGGTTTTGGCAGACTGACGTCTCGGCCCTTCGCTCGCTAGTTGCCATGATCGACTCCTTCGGAACCCTTTTGATAGGTGCTGCAGACGCTGGCGCCATGGTGAGTGACGCGCACTCGGGTTCCGTCGAAATGATGCACATCGCAACGACGTTGGGGCTGTTGCTGACCGCCAGTTTGCTGGCTGGTCTTGCCAGCGAGTTCTTGCGTTTGCCGAAGGTCACCGCGTACCTGATCGCTGGACTGCTGCTGGGCCCCAGCTTTGGCAATTTGATCCCTCACGAGCATCATTTGGTGCTGGAGCCGCTGACCAAGCTCGCCATGGCTTTGGTGCTGTTCTACCTTGGCACCTTGTTCCCGTTTGACCAGATTCGAAAGATTGCTCGGCGGGCAATTCCGCTTTCCTTTGGCGAGTTGGCGTTCACGGTCGTTCTCGTCACGGTGGGCACCTATTTGCTGGGGATGTCGGCAGCCCAGGCGGCGCTTCTGGGCACGCTGGCAATCGCGACCGCCCCCGCCACGACGATGTTCGTGCTGCGAGAAACCAATGCGGAGGGACCGGTGACCAGTTTGACGGGAACCTTGGTGACCTTGAACAACCTCGTCGCAGTGATCGCGTTCGAGCTGGTTTGGCTGGCGATCGAAGTGGCTGGAGGCGACGCATCAGGATCGCTCAATGAAACGGTGTTCTTGTTGGTCCGTTCCCTTGGCGGCGCCTTCCTGCTGGGGCTGATCGGTGGATTGGTGATCAGCTACGCGTGCGAAATCATGCACACCCGACGATGGTTGGTGTTGCTGGTTGGGGCTTCCGCCTTGATGTTGGGACTGAGTGAGACCTGGGAACTGCCGTACATGTTGGTGTTCCTGGTCGTCGGCTTGGTGGTCGTCAATTCGTCCAGCGGGACGCAGAAGATCACGGCCCAAATGGACTCCATCGGTGGGCTGCTGACCGTGGTGTTCTTTTCCGTGCATGGCAGCGAGCTCGATCTCAACTTGTTGGTGGATGTCGGCATGATCGGCGCCGGCTATGTCGTGCTGCGTAGTGTTGGCAAGGTGGCCGGGATCTGGTTCATGGCCTCGCGAACCGGAGCTTCAAAGGAAGTGAAGACTTGGCTGGGGCCCGCGATGTTGGCGCAGGCCGGCGTCGCGATTTCTCTGGCCGCGACTGCCACCGCACGCAACCCCGAAATGGCCGGGCAAGTCCAGACGATCATCTTGGGGACCGTGGTGGTCTTCGAAATTCTCGGTCCATTGCTCACCCGTGCGGCGGTGTTGCGAAGTGGTGAA includes these proteins:
- a CDS encoding CNNM domain-containing protein codes for the protein MLLLIYLVSAIGFSFYCSVAEAVLLSITPSFIATLNKTKPIAAKRLSRLKANIDRPLAAILSLNTIAHTIGAAGVGAEASKLYGDTAYGGHAVGIASALMTLLILIFSEIIPKTIGALHWRSLGPFVATSVGYLIVLLYPLVWLSEQLTKLLSGGKGQHTLTRDELSAMAEIGAQQGVLDDHESRVFQSLMRLPDLTAEDIMTPRVVIIAFPETMTVGELLSKTLPEQSGEPEAGGDGSSDPGAPTQSDEVVDLPVSRIPIYDQQLDRITGFVLKVDLLLAHTRGQSSRTLKEFSRPVAVVRHNRPLPKLLEILLEGRHHLAMVSDSYGSIVGLVTLEDLVETLLGLEIVDESDRQVDLQQYARKRWEERAARIGIQPLDEPVEEGETRGESNQGSSDSGEPAS
- a CDS encoding bifunctional folylpolyglutamate synthase/dihydrofolate synthase, with the protein product MISRDSDAYQTALGWLVDRIDYEKLAAPGSRYRFTLERMRDLIRRLGHGQHLSIEPTEDAEHTPSVGETPSNNSFPRPNQTSTNTRSNDGQADAKGGQAESGLNTVERAQKQVQIVHLAGTKGKGSAATMVAALLHAAGYRVGLYTSPHLVHLEERFRVDGEIATPEEMIGLIDSMRPIVDAMTAAPIGGPSFFELTTAMAIEHFQRHHCDVWVLETGLGGRLDSTNVFQSHATAITSIGLDHQHVLGNTVELIAAEKAGIFKPGIPAINGVPPGPVRDVIIQTAEQIGAPLKHLGTEIQIDSEIQIETDSETSPNWGSSFRIQGLRDWMPAETKIELKLEGAHQVHNAAIALALVNSLPEIAPQLLPEQRIHECLASLQMEARLERFELPGDRIVLLDTAHNADSIEAMLNVVNHRMHGRRKQCLFGTSADKNVLAMFQRMQPHFDRWTLTRYEGNPRFVPVADLHQAAIEAGLPPEQITQSPTPIAAIQHAVGCLAAHEVLVICGSFFLAAELRPWLVQQRDQLAGSPESEDPWLDSPRVSPSSTGSSSG
- a CDS encoding ABC transporter ATP-binding protein: MSTEPNAAVADAPQTATPDSADASSSIVIETRNLSKIYRDFWGRKKVHALKSLDIEVRPGEIFGLLGPNGSGKSTTIKLILGLLFPTSGRVLVFDQDASETRKNERIGYLPEESYLYKFLTAEETLDFYGRLFDLSASERRDRVSQLIEMVGLQGAKHRQLKEYSKGMTRRVGLAQALINDPDLILLDEPTTGLDPIGTREMKDLILGLRDQGKTVLLCSHQLADVQDVCDRVAILHQGELKELGRVSDLLKVQDVTEVHATGLSEAAKTEIADVIARHGGTVQSIDNPTATMEDLFLNIVRESEARPGARRFSQGSDAAPANDGSGDSDGGQA
- a CDS encoding ABC transporter permease is translated as MNLQPEDFWSYSQWFLRDGAFLESAALKGIVLFALAVVLGLIAGYVISSSRYGSGEGFFAVARAVRDFFKFDLPGTSLRRIFALARLSFKEALRRKVLYIVGLFVVLLLLAGWYLNPQSDDPARLYVSFVLTATNYLVLALALFISAFSLPEDIKNKTIYTIVTKPVRVTELIAGRMLGFIGVGTMILVPMGLLSYVFVVRGLDHSHQEVVEVRELPGGGYEGETDFVQFHSHTFELNEAGEGLTNIVRGHRHVVRRNEDGTFQIGPPQGALRARIPSYGSIRFRDRSGNLQEEGIDVGNERLAGGYSSTGIARLIGVAKGSRKIEHGYVEGGSLGTAEFTFENVTQNRYPDGIPVDLSLRAYRSYKGDIETGIRGSVTMKHPDKAIESNPVAFIVDEYEVDEKILPLQIEGTDGSETRMLNVFEDLVNEDGQIMIIIRCLDRAQYLGVTKSGVYLHPADNTFGWNLTKAYGSIWLQMTMVIAFGVMFSTFLTGPVAMIATFVCVLLGFSAEQVFDTRHYIDSGIERGGGPIESMVRLLRQDAMTTQLDVDTVAAKVIKTVDAAIVYGLDAIATALPNLPKMVETAEYAASGFDIFGALLARHATATFGYVLLAFIVSYFILKSREIAA
- a CDS encoding IRE (iron responsive element), with the protein product MNRTTVLRRKLVYLMILVVMLIPLYLLGQPSGGGGEGGGRLAQLRGKYDIAESDLGEISPASETMKLASLGLRGVAASLLWKKSHDYRVMHEWDRLKATLNNIALLQPHFDKVWEFQAHNLAYNVSTEFDDYRQRYEMVREGTEFLTKGVNQNRKAPRLVWYTGWFYGQKMGMSDEKQQFRRLFSEDEQLHEELLKENIAVDSPEARGPTNKPDNWLVGRLWLNRGYDLVESGVQIRRQTPLNFYETGPKWRLKHAEAIESEGILDERAQNAWQLASADWKAFGNRSVPTTAAFTIKLGQLDELIRQRADKIETLEEVAGDAYLAARAKAIEKLGPVQRDALSTPEEQRTKSQQSIAEKAEDSISVNYDEVARSAQQSKQLAALQLVEDIKDLDERILKTEGYRKQINYPYWDTLALAEQEERTVRARRLIYEAEKANADAELEKAIGLYEEAFEVWAEIFDDYPILVIDDTAQDLYESLRRYRIAIDSDEMPDDFPLKAFVELMGEYGQVDQDMYEQVRQTQKDLAAKRQAELEEEERRLEAEAAEEEAAKKKAAKEAAMEEKATDDSEGEMKADANESPEPEQADSETDQADKAEVKEEATETESEASDAEVSGEEETPAEDGSADPPAEPDA
- a CDS encoding cation:proton antiporter domain-containing protein; amino-acid sequence: MMHIATTLGLLLTASLLAGLASEFLRLPKVTAYLIAGLLLGPSFGNLIPHEHHLVLEPLTKLAMALVLFYLGTLFPFDQIRKIARRAIPLSFGELAFTVVLVTVGTYLLGMSAAQAALLGTLAIATAPATTMFVLRETNAEGPVTSLTGTLVTLNNLVAVIAFELVWLAIEVAGGDASGSLNETVFLLVRSLGGAFLLGLIGGLVISYACEIMHTRRWLVLLVGASALMLGLSETWELPYMLVFLVVGLVVVNSSSGTQKITAQMDSIGGLLTVVFFSVHGSELDLNLLVDVGMIGAGYVVLRSVGKVAGIWFMASRTGASKEVKTWLGPAMLAQAGVAISLAATATARNPEMAGQVQTIILGTVVVFEILGPLLTRAAVLRSGEMPIANSIHHTFGTPLGALRNVFTRLAGSAGLLSKKQALSERMRVEQVMRRSVEGIAENADFNEVVHFVEHSHDNTFPVLNEDRCVVGLIRFDLLNQAFFDPHSDHLVRAGDLSTPPEVLLHPAQPVRDAVELFRQTTDDCVPVVTDEAPHRLVATVRRSDLTSLLIRDRKAGLS